The proteins below come from a single Mesobacillus jeotgali genomic window:
- a CDS encoding YpmA family protein: MESKIEVVSTVKVQNSPDLYKIVDALNRTLKRDDLMFGLALDQDDKEKAVFTIYRT; this comes from the coding sequence ATGGAAAGCAAAATTGAAGTGGTCTCAACCGTGAAAGTCCAGAATAGCCCTGATTTATATAAAATAGTAGATGCCCTTAACAGGACATTGAAGCGTGATGACCTAATGTTCGGTCTTGCACTGGATCAGGATGATAAAGAAAAAGCAGTTTTCACCATTTACCGAACATGA
- a CDS encoding DUF5590 domain-containing protein, which translates to MKKWIFFSILIIVTITGILINVYLNAVEPVKAAEKEAVQIASKETNLTDFTNFSLYSGEETYYVMTGKNAKEEAVYVWINEKNSEVITRNAKNGITKKEALNKLYQEKNPNEIIEVRLGMARIQKTDRPAWEIFYRNNSDTINYYYVDFDTGEKLRAIDNL; encoded by the coding sequence GTGAAGAAATGGATATTTTTCAGCATTCTCATAATTGTTACAATAACGGGGATTCTGATCAATGTTTACTTAAACGCTGTTGAGCCAGTCAAGGCAGCAGAAAAAGAGGCTGTACAAATTGCGTCAAAAGAAACAAATCTTACCGATTTCACAAACTTCAGTTTGTACAGCGGAGAAGAGACTTATTATGTGATGACCGGGAAAAATGCTAAAGAAGAAGCTGTTTATGTATGGATTAATGAAAAAAACAGCGAAGTTATCACGAGAAATGCCAAAAATGGTATCACGAAAAAAGAGGCTTTAAATAAACTATATCAGGAAAAAAATCCGAATGAAATCATCGAAGTAAGGCTCGGCATGGCCAGAATACAAAAGACGGACAGGCCGGCATGGGAAATTTTTTACCGGAACAACAGCGACACAATCAATTATTATTATGTCGATTTTGATACGGGTGAAAAACTCAGGGCTATTGATAATTTGTAA
- the dinG gene encoding ATP-dependent DNA helicase DinG, with translation MSQKFVVVDLETTGNSPKKGDRIIQFGAVIIEDGKITGRFSSLVNPLQAIPAFIEELTGISDSMVKDAPLFEEIAPQISDMLEDAYFVAHNVLFDLSFLQEELLSSGQEGFYGPVIDTVEMARILYPSADSYKLTDLAAREELHHDRPHQADSDAQVTAELLLIMLDAVKALPLVTVKELAKLSEGLKSDLHLIFDDVLNRKERSLEVLPDHIEVYRGIALRRVAAVRNAEQSVIKYPESVEEKKALLQKAFTGYEIRHGQFEMIDTVREAFSKNGHALIEAGTGVGKSLGYLIPAAIFALESNKPVVVSTYTTQLQEQLLFNDVPKLAQVLGTSINATLIKGRNNYISMARFEQSLREVEENYDTALTKMQILVWLTQTETGDFDELNLSSGGMLFWGKVKNERALFLRTKHWEGYDFYQRAVEKAQHADILITNHSMLLADLVSEKGPLPSYDYAVLDEGHQFEKAAGKYFGKSLDYLGARLVLNQLGLYDQNQLFYKLETLLNHNNGDIDSGRLHSFEINQLISDLVYETEELFKLAGTYARKTLKNKTLGSKIHASMVPDRDNRIWSALKTTAERFYFHLKDLIAALDKRLVEAGKNSQQYTGVQQSILEEVVQVKEDLEQICMTARTLFMDDSGYVRWIEADMRALQNSTTIFSRPVYVSEYLAEQFFAKKRSVVVTSATLSVNNSFAFIKKELGIRNTLMEKQIPSPFSYGSQVKLVVPDDLPDIKAVSNDDYVAAITEHIISIAEATKGRMLILFTSHEMLKKAYELIKESGLLEEYILIAQGITAGSRTRLTRNFKRFDKAILFGTSSFWEGVDIPGEDLSCLIIVRLPFTPPDEPITAAKCALIKENGGSPFSELSLPEAVLRFKQGFGRLIRTSNDRGLIFVFDRRLVTTSYGKAFLHSVPDVPVEKGTITEIVEMIHDWL, from the coding sequence TGATCTTTCGTTTTTACAAGAAGAATTATTAAGCTCAGGCCAGGAAGGTTTCTATGGCCCGGTTATAGATACGGTGGAAATGGCAAGAATTCTTTATCCGTCGGCTGACAGTTATAAATTGACAGATTTGGCCGCAAGAGAGGAATTGCATCATGACCGTCCTCACCAGGCTGATAGTGATGCCCAAGTGACGGCAGAGCTGCTCCTGATCATGCTTGACGCTGTAAAAGCCTTGCCTCTTGTTACAGTCAAGGAGCTTGCAAAGCTTTCTGAGGGACTAAAAAGCGATCTTCACTTGATTTTTGATGATGTACTGAATAGGAAGGAGCGCAGCCTGGAAGTATTACCTGACCATATTGAGGTCTACCGGGGGATTGCTTTGAGAAGGGTAGCGGCAGTCAGAAACGCTGAACAAAGTGTTATTAAGTATCCTGAATCAGTGGAGGAAAAGAAGGCACTCCTCCAAAAAGCTTTTACTGGCTATGAAATCAGGCATGGGCAGTTCGAGATGATAGATACTGTGCGTGAAGCTTTCTCAAAGAATGGCCATGCTTTGATTGAAGCGGGAACGGGAGTAGGCAAGTCTCTTGGTTATTTAATCCCCGCGGCAATATTTGCTTTGGAAAGCAATAAACCAGTTGTAGTCAGTACTTATACTACCCAGCTTCAGGAGCAGCTATTGTTCAATGACGTTCCGAAACTCGCTCAGGTACTGGGAACATCCATAAATGCTACGCTGATTAAAGGCAGGAATAACTATATCAGCATGGCCCGGTTTGAGCAATCCCTGAGGGAAGTAGAGGAGAACTATGATACAGCCCTTACTAAAATGCAAATCCTTGTATGGCTCACGCAGACAGAAACTGGAGATTTTGATGAACTCAATTTATCAAGCGGGGGCATGCTTTTCTGGGGTAAAGTGAAAAATGAACGTGCTTTATTCCTCAGGACAAAGCATTGGGAAGGCTATGATTTTTATCAAAGAGCGGTTGAAAAAGCACAGCATGCGGATATTTTAATCACCAACCATTCCATGCTTCTTGCGGACCTTGTTTCTGAAAAAGGTCCATTACCGAGTTATGATTATGCCGTACTCGATGAAGGTCACCAGTTCGAAAAAGCGGCAGGAAAGTACTTTGGGAAATCACTGGATTATCTCGGGGCCAGGCTAGTACTTAATCAGCTTGGTCTATATGACCAAAACCAGCTGTTTTATAAATTGGAGACGCTGCTGAACCATAATAACGGCGATATTGATTCCGGCAGACTTCATTCGTTTGAAATCAATCAGTTGATTTCCGACCTGGTATATGAAACAGAAGAACTTTTCAAGCTTGCGGGAACCTATGCTAGGAAAACGCTGAAGAATAAAACCCTTGGCAGCAAAATACATGCAAGCATGGTTCCGGACAGGGATAATCGTATATGGAGCGCATTGAAGACAACCGCCGAAAGGTTTTATTTTCACTTAAAGGATTTAATCGCGGCTCTGGACAAAAGGCTGGTTGAGGCTGGGAAAAACTCTCAGCAATATACAGGCGTGCAGCAATCCATCCTTGAAGAAGTAGTACAAGTTAAAGAAGATTTGGAACAAATTTGCATGACCGCCAGGACTCTTTTTATGGATGATAGCGGCTATGTGAGATGGATCGAGGCAGATATGAGGGCTTTGCAAAATTCAACGACCATTTTTTCACGCCCTGTTTATGTATCTGAATATTTGGCAGAACAATTCTTTGCGAAAAAAAGAAGCGTAGTTGTTACCTCAGCAACCCTGTCTGTTAATAATTCCTTTGCTTTTATCAAAAAGGAATTGGGAATCCGAAATACGCTTATGGAAAAGCAAATACCATCGCCATTCTCCTATGGTTCGCAGGTCAAGCTTGTTGTCCCTGACGACTTGCCGGATATAAAGGCTGTTTCCAATGATGATTATGTTGCGGCCATTACAGAACATATAATATCGATTGCAGAAGCAACCAAAGGCCGGATGCTGATTTTATTTACATCCCATGAGATGCTGAAAAAGGCTTATGAATTGATCAAGGAAAGCGGCCTTCTGGAAGAATATATTTTGATTGCCCAAGGTATTACAGCAGGGAGCAGGACGAGACTGACCAGGAACTTCAAGCGGTTTGATAAAGCGATTTTATTTGGGACCAGCAGTTTTTGGGAGGGTGTTGATATTCCGGGTGAGGATTTGTCATGCTTGATCATCGTGAGGCTTCCATTTACTCCTCCCGATGAACCAATTACAGCCGCTAAATGTGCTTTAATCAAGGAAAACGGTGGCAGTCCTTTTTCTGAACTATCCTTGCCTGAAGCGGTCCTGAGATTTAAACAAGGATTCGGGAGGCTGATCCGTACATCAAACGATAGAGGTTTGATTTTTGTTTTCGATCGAAGGCTTGTTACTACATCATATGGAAAAGCCTTTTTACATTCGGTGCCTGACGTTCCTGTTGAAAAAGGGACTATAACAGAAATTGTCGAGATGATTCATGATTGGCTGTAG
- a CDS encoding ATP-dependent DNA helicase, which translates to MKLILAILAFMNWYYFPYESPSSPVEVEGVDVNLKRNELAFTFLAISDGEAALIQHANGDNILVNTGGKGTLKQLERLLTLFHVKDLSTIILTADTGQENLGQIIEKYNVRRIFTGKAGNQVLTQAPIPAEVKVQSWKQGDLLKLMPGLTAEVIFDGSEENEGTDISFQFFHHQIFYISSASHNSEQAFLAEPLKNVNIVKLPFFAAKGSFSDLLIEHLDPQLAVIFKSNSIKPDPDLVEMLNEAWIDVYFTKQHGTVTIKLTDSTYDVITILSEE; encoded by the coding sequence ATGAAGCTGATATTAGCAATCCTGGCATTTATGAATTGGTATTATTTTCCGTATGAATCTCCTTCTTCTCCCGTAGAGGTTGAAGGAGTGGATGTCAACCTGAAAAGAAATGAATTGGCCTTTACCTTTTTAGCAATCAGCGATGGAGAAGCTGCGCTAATCCAGCACGCCAATGGCGATAATATACTGGTCAACACGGGTGGAAAGGGTACTTTAAAACAGCTTGAAAGGCTGCTCACTCTTTTTCATGTTAAGGATTTATCGACGATTATTTTGACTGCGGATACAGGGCAGGAAAACCTCGGGCAAATCATCGAGAAATATAATGTTCGCCGGATATTTACCGGGAAAGCTGGTAATCAGGTTCTTACACAAGCTCCAATTCCGGCCGAGGTGAAGGTTCAAAGCTGGAAGCAGGGAGATTTGTTAAAGCTAATGCCAGGATTGACTGCTGAAGTCATTTTTGATGGAAGTGAAGAGAATGAAGGGACGGATATATCTTTTCAATTTTTCCATCATCAAATTTTTTATATTAGCTCAGCGAGTCATAATTCTGAGCAAGCTTTTCTTGCTGAACCATTGAAGAATGTCAATATAGTGAAATTGCCCTTTTTTGCTGCAAAAGGTTCTTTTTCTGATTTGCTGATCGAGCATTTAGATCCGCAACTCGCAGTGATTTTTAAATCCAATTCGATTAAACCCGACCCAGATTTAGTGGAAATGCTGAATGAAGCCTGGATTGATGTTTATTTCACAAAGCAGCATGGTACTGTTACAATTAAGCTTACCGATTCAACCTATGATGTCATAACGATTTTGAGCGAAGAATAA